From Parambassis ranga chromosome 9, fParRan2.1, whole genome shotgun sequence, the proteins below share one genomic window:
- the mapk4 gene encoding mitogen-activated protein kinase 4, with protein sequence MARQDTPLFLHGFDLSGHFVDPRPLGTGVTGLVLSAVDQRTGQRVAIKKLVMRDAVTVKHALREVKITRRLRHENVVQVHEVLAPHGHPLPRDPTQLSALYIVQECMETDLARLLEQGPLPTGHATLLFYQLLRGLKFIHSANVLHRDLKPANIFINTDQLLLKIGDFGLARIVDPHYSHKGYLSEGLVTKWYCSPRLLLSPNNYTKAIDMWAAGCILAEMLTGRMLFAGAHELEQMQLILNTVPVLRDEDRQDLLQVMPSYVSHGWRVRKPFSELLPEVAAQAVDFLERILTFNPMDRLTAEAALSHLFLQQYSCPEDEPTSSHPFRIEDELEDSLITEQSLSNSNSQASSIHWDRYENSLSTDMCWQQSGGRCRCMPPGHITLDTGDTTEDEEVQRDPRASSSSLLEEAQVDPRKYSHSSSAERFLENSHSSLERACGLGYGDLDCGRSCDYKVGSPSYLDKIAWREGKPQHYSEPKLILDLSHWKRNTNSLPLPAEPIGGSMEDLGEMKEEEKEEEVEETGDLFQEITRWVESTQSRLYSPSPSPSMEQQSPSCYTSSPPLPLSPTDLPTPVFHYTEVVHRPSAEYDEGRLSPFPPHTSSSNNLPSLLPSSPTALLPPKLPQTASPPTTPLSPPLESQPLSSTSSIAQPVNADSESLPVKQKDRLFDLDVFISRALKLCRQNKEKAKKEGGWMEENKQPNINRKVPRLPEHRTPPPQTPNS encoded by the exons ATGGCCAGACAGGAcactcctctcttcctccatggCTTTGACCTCAGTGGTCACTTTGTTGACCCTCGGCCTCTCGGCACAGGTGTCACCGGTTTGGTCCTGTCAGCTGTAGACCAGCGTACTGGACAGCGTGTAGCAATTAAAAAGCTGGTGATGCGAGATGCTGTGACAGTGAAACATGCCCTGCGGGAAGTAAAGATCACCAGGCGACTGCGCCATGAGAATGTAGTGCAGGTCCACGAGGTTTTAGCACCACACGGACACCCTCTTCCCAGAGACCCAACCCAGCTCAGCGCCCTGTACATCGTCCAGGAGTGCATGGAGACGGATCTGGCTCGCCTGCTAGAGCAAGGACCTCTACCGACAG GTCACGCCACTCTGCTGTTCTACCAGCTGCTGAGAGGATTGAAGTTCATCCACTCAGCCAATGTtctgcacagagacctgaagcCTGCCAACATATTCATCAACACGGACCAACTGCTGCTCAAAATTGGAGACTTCGGGCTTGCCAGAATCGTCGACCCTCATTACTCTCATAAG GGCTATCTGTCTGAGGGTTTGGTTACTAAGTGGTATTGTTCCCCCCGTCTGCTCCTGTCCCCCAACAATTATACCAAGGCCATAGACATGTGGGCTGCGGGCTGCATACTGGCTGAGATGCTCACTGGACGCATGCTGTTTGCAG GAGCCCATGAGCTGGAGCAGATGCAGCTGATTCTTAACACAGTGCCCGTGCTGAGAGATGAGGACAGGCAGGATCTGCTACAG GTGATGCCTTCATATGTCAGTCATGGATGGAGAGTTAGGAAACCCTTTTCTGAATTGCTGCCTGAAGTGGCTGCTCAAG CTGTGGACTTCCTTGAGCGTATCTTGACCTTTAACCCCATGGATCGCCTGACAGCGGAAGCAGCACTTTCCCACCTTTTCCTTCAGCAGTATTCCTGTCCAGAGGATGAGCCCACCTCATCTCATCCCTTCCGTATCGAGGATGAGCTGGAGGACAGCCTCATCACCGAGCAGAGCCTCAGCAACAGCAACAGTCAGGCCTCCAGCATCCACTGGGACAG GTATGAGAACAGTTTATCAACAGACATGTGCTGGCAACAGTCAGGTGGGAGATGTCGCTGCATGCCCCCTGGTCACATCACCTTAGACACGGGAGACActacagaggatgaggaggttcAGAGGGACCCCCGGGCCAGTTCCAGCTCTCTCTTAGAGGAGGCTCAG GTTGACCCACGTAAATattcccacagcagctcagctgaaCGCTTCCTGGAGAATTCTCACTCCTCTCTGGAGCGGGCCTGTGGTTTGGGATATGGTGATCTCGACTGTGGTCGCTCCTGCGACTACAAAGTGGGCTCTCCTTCCTATCTGGATAAAATTGCCTGGCGGGAGGGAAAGCCTCAGCACTACTCAGAGCCTAAGCTGATCCTGGATCTGTCTCACTGGAAGAGGAATACAAACAGCCTCCCTTTGCCTGCTGAGCCCATTGGTGGCAGCATGGAGGACCTGGGAgaaatgaaggaggaggaaaaagaggaagaggtggaggaaacAGGAGATTTGTTCCAGGAGATTACTCGGTGGGTGGAGAGCACCCAGTCCCGTCTGTACTCGCCTAGTCCCAGTCCTTCTATGGAGCAACAGTCACCCTCCTGCTACacttcctctccccctctccctctttcccctaCTGACCTTCCAACTCCTGTCTTCCACTACACAGAAGTTGTGCACCGACCATCAGCAGAATATGATGAAGGCAGACTCAGCCCGTTTCCCCCCCACACATCTTCCTCTAACAACCTCCCCTCACTTCTCCCTTCATCTCCCACCGCTCTACTTCCTCCTAAGTTGCCTCAAACAGCGTCACCCCCGACAACACCACTTTCACCTCCTCTTGAGTCTCAGCCTCTTTCCTCTACTTCGTCCATTGCTCAGCCAGTAAATGCTGACTCTGAGTCGCTTCCTGTCAAGCAAAAAGACCGTCTGTTTGATCTTGATGTGTTCATTTCCCGAGCGCTGAAACTGTGCAGGCAGAATAAGGAGAAAGCAAAGAAAGAAGGAGGGTGGatggaagaaaacaaacagccaaacaTTAACCGAAAAGTCCCTAGGCTTCCAGAGCACAGGACTCCACCTCCACAGACGCCCAACTCCTGA